In Acidisarcina polymorpha, the DNA window CCGAGAGTACGATGTTTACCATCTGTGGTTCTGTTCTGGTATCTGACACGCTTTGCGCCTCTAGCGGAGAGTACTCCAGGAAAAGCGACGCAGCAGCCGCAGCGCCGGTTGAAACAAATGTGCGACGGTCAAGGAATAAGTCATCCATTTAAAGCCTCTCGCATTCTTGTGGGAAGAAGTAGTAAGCGCGGCGTGCCGAATCGCGCTCGAGGTTGTCGCTGTTAGATCCAGGGTTGGCCTTTGCCAAACGACCAGTTCTCATCGGCTTCGATGACGATGTTGATGAAGACATCTTCGCGGCGCACACCAAGTCGATCATGCAAGCCGTTGGCAACATGCTTGAAGAATGCACGCTTTTGCTCTGTGGTGTCCGACCGTGGTGTACAGCTGGACGAGAATGAGGTCAGGCG includes these proteins:
- a CDS encoding tautomerase family protein; this translates as MTPQISSMTRHVWTCRGRLTSFSSSCTPRSDTTEQKRAFFKHVANGLHDRLGVRREDVFINIVIEADENWSFGKGQPWI